Proteins co-encoded in one Flavivirga eckloniae genomic window:
- a CDS encoding DJ-1/PfpI family protein, with product MKYIFYTLYILVFISCNSSSKKKEETTSNELPKHASTSLRTNADYKKSFPKLEPNRYNVAFLIMDGTYNTELTAPFDIFQHTIFRDSIKAMNVFTVANTDNAITTFEGMRILPDFNYLKDALPKIDILVVPSAEHHLDSDLEDTAMINFVKQVDQDAQFVTSHCDGAFVLAKAGLLNNAISTTFPGDIDKMKTMFPKLDIREEVLFVHDGKYITSAGGAKSFEAALYLCEFLYGKEIAQSLAGGLVIDWNLNKVPHIVVPH from the coding sequence ATGAAATATATATTTTATACGCTCTATATACTTGTTTTTATAAGTTGTAACTCTTCAAGTAAAAAGAAAGAAGAAACTACTAGTAACGAACTACCAAAACATGCTTCGACTTCGCTCCGCACAAATGCTGATTATAAGAAGTCATTTCCTAAACTTGAACCCAATAGATATAATGTTGCGTTCTTAATCATGGATGGCACTTACAATACAGAATTAACGGCGCCTTTTGATATTTTTCAGCACACTATTTTTAGAGATAGCATAAAAGCCATGAATGTGTTTACTGTTGCGAATACAGATAATGCTATTACAACCTTTGAAGGTATGCGGATTCTTCCAGATTTTAATTATTTAAAAGATGCGCTCCCAAAAATTGATATTCTTGTGGTACCAAGTGCGGAACATCATTTAGATTCTGATTTGGAAGATACAGCTATGATTAATTTCGTAAAACAGGTAGACCAAGACGCTCAGTTTGTTACATCACATTGCGATGGTGCTTTTGTTCTGGCTAAAGCAGGACTGCTTAATAATGCCATTTCCACTACATTTCCAGGGGATATTGATAAAATGAAAACCATGTTTCCTAAACTGGATATTAGAGAAGAAGTGTTGTTTGTTCACGACGGCAAATATATAACCTCGGCAGGTGGCGCCAAAAGCTTTGAAGCAGCTTTATATTTATGTGAGTTTCTTTATGGTAAAGAAATTGCCCAATCTTTAGCAGGAGGCTTGGTTATTGACTGGAATTTAAACAAAGTACCCCATATTGTTGTACCCCATTAA
- a CDS encoding VOC family protein has protein sequence MDLNQITIPSLDVEKATEFYKTLGLHLIVDAAPRYVRFECPDGNSTFSIHKVDAMPQGNGITIYFEDDNLDDLVTNLQKKGIRFTQLPEDQTYLWREARLQDLDGNNIILFHAGENRKNPPWRVNS, from the coding sequence ATGGATTTAAACCAAATTACCATTCCTTCATTGGATGTAGAAAAAGCAACAGAATTCTATAAAACCTTGGGATTGCATCTTATTGTAGATGCAGCCCCAAGGTATGTACGATTTGAATGCCCAGATGGCAATAGTACCTTTTCAATTCATAAAGTAGATGCTATGCCTCAAGGTAACGGCATTACTATTTATTTTGAAGATGACAACCTTGATGATTTAGTTACCAACCTTCAAAAAAAAGGAATACGTTTTACCCAATTGCCAGAAGACCAAACATATTTATGGCGTGAAGCACGCTTACAGGATTTGGACGGAAATAATATTATTTTATTTCATGCTGGAGAAAACAGAAAGAACCCACCATGGCGTGTAAATTCATAA
- a CDS encoding MFS transporter has product MKTLFNNYVNTFKGLSTEVWWLSLITLINRAGTMVIPFLSLYLTKSLNFTPSDVGWIMSAFGLGSVVGSWLGGKLTDKIGFYKVMVFSLLATGGLFIVLQFLNTFILFCLGIFLVMLVADMFRPAIFVALSAYSKPENKIRSVTLIRLAINLGFSAGPAIGGIIITSLSYGGLFWVDGITCILATLVLVNVLNPKKVKTLDDVKTENPKSVYGDKAFLIFFMAMVLFGVVFLQYFSTMPLYYKDAHFLSEFEIGLLLGLNGFLIFVFEMPLIKWLENTRFTKTGLMLFGAILTGLSFVILNFTNWAGVLVIGMLLMSFGEMIAFPFSNAFALDRAKKGNQGEYMALYSISFSIAHIFGHNTGLQLIDKVGFDNTWYIITLLAALCVFLLFLLSQYLNALKRRKEKIKNEEEKEILWI; this is encoded by the coding sequence ATGAAAACTTTATTCAACAATTACGTAAACACTTTTAAAGGCTTATCAACAGAAGTATGGTGGCTCTCTTTAATTACACTTATTAATAGAGCAGGTACCATGGTCATTCCATTTTTATCGTTATACCTGACCAAGAGCCTTAACTTTACTCCCAGCGATGTCGGATGGATAATGAGTGCTTTCGGTTTGGGTTCGGTTGTTGGTTCATGGTTAGGCGGTAAATTAACCGATAAGATTGGCTTTTACAAAGTCATGGTATTTAGCTTACTTGCAACAGGAGGCCTATTTATAGTCTTGCAATTCCTAAACACATTCATATTGTTCTGCCTTGGTATCTTTTTAGTTATGCTTGTTGCAGATATGTTTCGTCCAGCTATATTTGTAGCTTTAAGCGCTTATAGCAAACCTGAAAACAAAATACGATCTGTTACGTTAATCCGTCTGGCTATAAACCTTGGTTTTTCTGCTGGTCCGGCTATTGGGGGTATTATTATTACCTCGCTTAGCTATGGCGGTTTATTTTGGGTAGATGGTATTACCTGTATACTAGCAACTTTAGTTTTAGTAAATGTTTTAAACCCTAAAAAGGTAAAAACTTTGGACGATGTAAAAACAGAAAACCCAAAATCGGTATACGGAGATAAAGCATTTTTAATATTTTTTATGGCTATGGTACTTTTTGGAGTTGTCTTTTTACAATACTTTTCAACGATGCCATTATACTATAAAGATGCACATTTTTTAAGTGAATTTGAGATTGGTTTACTATTAGGACTCAATGGGTTCCTCATTTTCGTATTTGAAATGCCTTTAATAAAATGGCTAGAAAATACCAGATTTACTAAAACCGGATTAATGCTTTTTGGAGCCATTTTAACCGGGCTAAGTTTCGTTATACTAAACTTTACAAATTGGGCTGGTGTTTTGGTAATTGGAATGCTGTTAATGTCATTTGGAGAAATGATTGCTTTTCCTTTCTCGAACGCATTTGCCTTAGACAGAGCTAAAAAAGGAAATCAAGGCGAATACATGGCTTTATACAGTATTTCGTTTTCCATAGCACATATTTTTGGGCACAACACAGGGTTACAGTTAATAGATAAAGTAGGTTTTGATAATACCTGGTATATTATTACATTACTAGCTGCACTTTGTGTATTCTTATTATTTTTATTAAGCCAATATTTGAATGCCCTAAAACGACGAAAAGAAAAAATTAAAAACGAAGAAGAAAAAGAAATTTTATGGATTTAA
- a CDS encoding cytochrome P450: protein MTDNQLVEVRELKSPKGAFLLGHLPQFNTYNKHQVLERWVEECGDLFKIHFVGKEFVVSANPDINNKMLRLRPEGFKRFSKIDEILKEMGVDGVFNAEGDTWKRHRKPIAEALSVKNVKAYYPIILDKTNRILEKFKNYSQQKTIVDVQKEFMAFTIDITTEIAFGHKLDTINNRADSFQKHLEVIFPMINTRVTAPIPIWRYFKRKKDKTLDDSLKAIEKVIYEFIDGAKKRIAENPKLKEHPSNFLEALLVENGDVNFTDKEIYGNVFTMLLAGEDTTSNSLSWAMFYLAQHPETVEKVREEAKRVYTEDAPNNYENVEDLKYANAVAQETMRLKPTTPQLYLESNDDIIVEHVVIPKGTSIILQNKVAQTQDDYFSSPDDFVPERWLSGGCPMHENHAPNVMRAFGGGARYCPGMHLAKTEMVVLISTLCKHFNFELEVAPEDVREKFEFTMYPGNLKVTFTPVVD from the coding sequence ATGACTGATAATCAGTTAGTTGAAGTCCGTGAGTTAAAATCACCAAAGGGGGCATTTTTATTAGGGCACTTGCCTCAGTTTAATACGTATAACAAACATCAAGTTTTAGAACGTTGGGTTGAAGAGTGTGGCGATCTGTTTAAAATACATTTTGTTGGGAAGGAATTTGTGGTGTCTGCAAACCCAGATATCAACAATAAAATGTTGAGATTAAGACCGGAAGGGTTTAAACGTTTTTCGAAGATCGACGAGATTTTAAAAGAAATGGGGGTCGATGGGGTTTTTAATGCAGAAGGTGATACGTGGAAACGCCATAGAAAGCCCATAGCAGAAGCATTGAGTGTAAAGAACGTTAAGGCATATTATCCTATAATTCTAGATAAAACAAACAGAATTCTTGAAAAGTTTAAAAACTATTCGCAACAAAAAACTATAGTAGATGTACAAAAAGAGTTTATGGCATTTACTATCGATATTACTACGGAAATAGCTTTTGGACATAAATTGGATACTATAAATAACAGAGCAGATAGTTTTCAAAAACATTTGGAAGTTATTTTTCCTATGATTAATACTCGTGTTACAGCACCAATTCCTATATGGCGCTATTTTAAAAGGAAAAAGGATAAAACACTGGATGATTCTTTAAAAGCTATTGAAAAAGTAATTTACGAGTTTATTGATGGTGCTAAAAAGCGTATAGCAGAAAATCCGAAATTAAAAGAACACCCTTCAAACTTTTTAGAGGCATTATTGGTAGAAAATGGCGATGTAAATTTTACAGATAAAGAGATTTATGGAAATGTGTTTACCATGTTATTGGCAGGAGAGGACACGACATCGAACTCATTGTCCTGGGCTATGTTTTATTTGGCACAGCATCCCGAAACCGTAGAAAAAGTGCGAGAAGAGGCTAAGCGTGTTTATACTGAGGATGCGCCAAATAATTATGAAAACGTTGAGGATTTAAAATACGCAAATGCAGTAGCTCAGGAAACTATGCGTTTAAAACCGACAACCCCTCAATTGTATTTGGAATCTAATGACGATATTATTGTGGAGCATGTTGTTATACCTAAAGGCACTAGTATTATTTTGCAGAATAAGGTAGCACAAACGCAAGACGATTATTTTTCCAGTCCAGATGATTTTGTTCCCGAAAGGTGGTTGTCTGGAGGGTGTCCGATGCATGAAAATCATGCGCCCAATGTTATGAGAGCTTTTGGAGGAGGGGCAAGATACTGCCCTGGGATGCATTTAGCAAAAACAGAAATGGTTGTTTTAATTTCAACCTTGTGTAAGCATTTTAATTTTGAATTAGAGGTAGCTCCAGAAGATGTTAGGGAAAAATTTGAGTTTACCATGTATCCGGGAAATTTGAAAGTGACCTTTACACCTGTAGTAGATTAA
- a CDS encoding DUF1684 domain-containing protein, which produces MKNKYVLAVLLLTTIFSCAQDKRPLLGETEFQKKINAEYKDVTTSPLKDKDRKHFEGLDFFKFDSAYVVKAQFKRTPNETPFKMKTTTDRLPVYVKYGELAFNLKGEAFKLNIYQNQGLIKKEGFEDYLFLPFLDETNGLESYGGGRYIDARIPKGDSMVIDFNTAYNPYCAYNDKYSCPLVPRKNYLKIRIEAGVKVFGEH; this is translated from the coding sequence ATGAAAAATAAATACGTTTTAGCGGTGCTGTTATTGACAACTATTTTTAGTTGTGCACAAGATAAAAGACCCCTTTTAGGTGAAACGGAATTTCAAAAAAAGATAAATGCAGAATATAAAGATGTAACGACATCGCCTTTAAAAGATAAGGATAGAAAACATTTTGAAGGATTAGATTTCTTTAAGTTCGATTCTGCATATGTTGTAAAAGCGCAATTTAAAAGGACACCAAATGAGACGCCTTTTAAAATGAAAACAACCACAGATAGATTGCCTGTTTATGTGAAATATGGAGAACTGGCTTTTAATTTAAAAGGAGAGGCTTTTAAATTAAATATCTATCAGAATCAAGGGCTTATTAAAAAAGAGGGGTTTGAAGATTATTTGTTTCTCCCTTTTTTAGATGAAACCAACGGTCTTGAAAGTTATGGTGGTGGACGTTATATTGATGCCAGAATTCCGAAAGGTGATAGTATGGTAATTGATTTTAATACAGCCTATAACCCTTATTGTGCTTATAATGATAAGTATTCCTGCCCTTTGGTGCCTAGAAAGAATTATTTAAAGATTAGAATAGAGGCAGGGGTTAAGGTTTTTGGGGAGCATTGA
- the crcB gene encoding fluoride efflux transporter CrcB, with the protein MKNLLLVFLGGGFGSVLRYIIGKYLNSADTSFPYGTFTANILGSLLIGIILGLAAKNDSLSQNQTLLLATGFCGGFTTFSTFAYENHMFLKSGDFTSFAIYTIASFVIGFLAVFFGMFLVR; encoded by the coding sequence ATGAAGAATCTTTTACTCGTTTTTTTAGGTGGTGGCTTTGGTAGTGTACTGCGTTATATTATTGGTAAATATTTAAATAGTGCAGATACAAGCTTTCCCTACGGTACCTTTACGGCTAATATTTTAGGAAGTTTACTTATTGGTATCATATTAGGTTTAGCAGCAAAAAATGATTCGCTTTCACAGAACCAAACCTTATTATTAGCTACTGGATTTTGTGGTGGCTTTACCACCTTTTCAACCTTTGCATATGAAAACCATATGTTTTTAAAATCGGGGGACTTTACAAGTTTTGCCATTTACACTATAGCCAGTTTTGTTATTGGGTTTTTGGCTGTATTTTTTGGGATGTTTTTGGTGAGGTGA
- a CDS encoding SRPBCC family protein, whose protein sequence is MKAIKYILFLLLIAIIGTAIYIAVQPNSFEVSRTRTIKAPSAVIYDNVIDFKNWEAWSSWVEADPDMLITIPEQTKGVGGSYSWQDKHGIGTMKTLKVAPNASIEQIMQFENFPSSDVNWKFTPNDDGSTDVTWTISGKDLPFDFKAFATFTGGMEKQIGPHYERSLEKLDSIVSASMKVYSIKIDDSIADHSGGYYLYNTASCKITELKAKMTEMLPKVGNYAMANNITMAGAPFTYYHKWDEKNNAVMFSSCVPTTTKVISTDSEILTGQIKPFKAVKTTLNGNYDNLKEAWESAMKYIPENGFEFTADGPMLETYLTDPMSTPNPADWVTEIYIAVK, encoded by the coding sequence ATGAAAGCTATCAAATACATTTTATTCTTATTACTTATAGCAATTATAGGAACCGCTATTTATATTGCTGTACAACCTAATTCATTTGAAGTTAGTAGAACTAGAACGATAAAAGCACCATCTGCTGTTATATACGATAATGTTATTGATTTTAAAAACTGGGAAGCCTGGTCGTCTTGGGTCGAAGCAGATCCAGATATGCTAATTACAATTCCCGAACAAACCAAAGGTGTTGGTGGTTCGTACTCCTGGCAAGATAAACACGGTATTGGTACGATGAAAACCTTAAAAGTGGCTCCTAATGCGTCTATTGAACAAATCATGCAATTTGAAAATTTTCCTTCTTCGGACGTAAATTGGAAGTTTACTCCAAACGACGATGGCTCAACAGATGTTACCTGGACTATTTCTGGAAAAGATCTGCCTTTCGATTTTAAAGCTTTTGCAACTTTTACCGGAGGTATGGAAAAACAAATAGGACCTCATTACGAACGCAGCTTAGAAAAATTAGATAGTATTGTTTCTGCTAGCATGAAAGTATACAGTATAAAAATTGATGATAGTATAGCGGATCACAGTGGTGGCTATTATTTATACAACACGGCTTCTTGTAAAATAACAGAATTAAAAGCTAAAATGACCGAAATGCTCCCTAAAGTGGGTAACTATGCAATGGCTAACAATATTACTATGGCAGGAGCTCCTTTTACATATTATCACAAATGGGATGAAAAAAACAATGCTGTTATGTTCTCGTCTTGTGTACCTACTACAACTAAGGTGATAAGTACCGATAGTGAGATTTTAACTGGTCAAATAAAACCTTTTAAAGCAGTTAAAACAACACTTAATGGCAATTACGATAATTTAAAAGAAGCCTGGGAATCTGCTATGAAATATATACCAGAAAATGGTTTTGAATTTACAGCCGATGGTCCTATGTTAGAAACGTATTTAACAGACCCTATGAGCACACCCAATCCAGCCGACTGGGTTACGGAAATATATATTGCTGTAAAGTAA
- a CDS encoding dipeptidyl-peptidase 3 family protein: protein MKLKSILNLVLIATLCLSCGNDKSKDTKKEEVVEESTTFDYKVEQFADIQILRYQIPGWENLTLKEQTLVYYLSQAGLAGRDIMWDQNYRHNLKIRKALENVYSNYSGDKTSEDWTNFEVYLKRVWFSNGIHHHYSNDKLKPEFSSDYLKQLLADTNTTLEGEAFDVIFNDADAKKVNQAKGVDNVGLSAVNFYGPNVTNSDVQRFYAAKKSPNPEKPLSLGLNSQLVKENGELKERVYKSGGLYGTAIDEIVKWLELAQGVAENKAQGDALGLLIEYYKTGDLQIWDDYNVAWTSATKGNIDYINSFIEVYNDPLGYRGSYESIIQINDFDMSQKMKVLSDNAQWFEDNSPLMDAHKKDNVVGVSYKVVTVAGEAGDASPSTPIGVNLPNSSWIRKDVGSKSVSLGNIIHAYSNAGGKSRLKEFVHDEEELRLEETYGQLADKLHTALHEVIGHASGQLNPGVGVTKETLKNYASTLEEGRADLVGLYYLYNAKLQELGLVDDWKLVGKTAYDGYIRNGLMTQLIRLNLGDDVEEAHMRNRQWVSAWVFEKGKKDNVIEKVKRDGKTYFNINDYEKLHDLFGQLLRETQRIKSEGDFAAVEALVEGYGVKVDKAIHEEVLERNKQFSSAPYNGFVNPVLVADKNETGEIIGVKVTQPESFASQMLDYSKNYNYLPEVN from the coding sequence ATGAAACTAAAATCAATATTAAATTTGGTATTAATTGCCACGTTATGTTTATCATGTGGTAATGATAAATCTAAAGACACCAAAAAAGAAGAGGTGGTAGAAGAAAGTACTACTTTTGATTATAAAGTAGAGCAGTTTGCAGATATTCAAATTCTTCGTTATCAAATTCCTGGATGGGAAAATTTAACACTTAAAGAACAAACACTAGTGTATTACCTATCTCAAGCTGGTTTGGCTGGAAGAGATATTATGTGGGATCAAAATTATAGGCATAATCTTAAAATAAGAAAGGCGCTTGAAAATGTGTATTCGAACTATAGTGGAGATAAAACTTCTGAGGACTGGACTAATTTTGAAGTTTATTTAAAGCGGGTTTGGTTTAGTAATGGGATTCACCATCATTACTCGAATGATAAATTAAAACCTGAGTTTTCCTCAGATTACTTAAAGCAATTATTAGCAGATACCAATACCACTTTAGAAGGTGAAGCTTTTGACGTTATTTTTAATGATGCCGATGCAAAAAAAGTAAATCAGGCAAAAGGAGTGGACAACGTAGGACTTTCTGCGGTTAATTTTTATGGCCCAAATGTTACTAATAGTGATGTACAGCGTTTTTATGCTGCAAAAAAGTCTCCGAATCCGGAAAAGCCATTATCATTAGGTTTAAACTCTCAGTTAGTAAAAGAGAATGGAGAATTAAAAGAGCGTGTTTATAAATCTGGTGGTTTATATGGTACGGCCATCGACGAAATTGTTAAATGGTTAGAATTGGCTCAAGGTGTAGCAGAAAATAAAGCTCAGGGTGATGCTTTAGGTTTATTAATTGAGTATTATAAAACGGGTGATTTACAGATATGGGATGATTACAATGTTGCCTGGACTTCTGCTACTAAAGGCAATATTGATTATATAAATAGTTTTATTGAAGTATATAACGATCCGTTGGGCTACAGAGGTTCTTATGAGTCAATTATTCAAATAAATGATTTTGATATGTCTCAAAAAATGAAGGTATTGTCGGATAACGCCCAGTGGTTTGAAGATAACTCGCCGTTAATGGATGCACATAAAAAGGATAATGTTGTTGGGGTTAGTTATAAAGTTGTTACAGTAGCAGGTGAAGCGGGCGATGCCTCTCCAAGTACACCAATAGGTGTGAATTTACCTAATTCGAGCTGGATAAGAAAAGATGTGGGAAGTAAATCTGTTTCTTTAGGAAACATTATACATGCTTATAGTAATGCTGGTGGCAAAAGTCGCTTAAAGGAATTTGTGCATGATGAAGAAGAGCTAAGGTTAGAAGAGACATACGGACAATTAGCCGATAAGTTACACACAGCTTTACATGAGGTAATAGGTCATGCCTCTGGGCAATTAAACCCAGGCGTAGGGGTTACGAAAGAAACACTAAAAAATTATGCATCAACTTTAGAAGAGGGTAGAGCGGATTTAGTTGGGTTGTATTATTTGTATAATGCCAAATTGCAGGAACTTGGTCTGGTTGATGATTGGAAGCTTGTTGGTAAAACAGCTTACGATGGTTACATTAGAAATGGTCTTATGACGCAATTAATCCGATTAAACTTAGGCGATGATGTTGAGGAAGCCCATATGAGAAACAGACAATGGGTAAGTGCTTGGGTATTTGAAAAGGGTAAGAAAGATAATGTCATTGAAAAAGTTAAGCGTGATGGCAAAACGTATTTCAATATTAACGATTATGAAAAGTTGCATGATCTTTTCGGGCAGTTATTGAGAGAAACGCAACGTATAAAATCTGAAGGTGATTTTGCAGCCGTGGAAGCTTTAGTTGAAGGTTATGGTGTTAAAGTAGATAAAGCCATACATGAAGAGGTTTTAGAGCGTAATAAGCAGTTTTCATCGGCACCATACAATGGTTTTGTAAATCCTGTATTAGTAGCAGATAAGAATGAAACAGGTGAAATAATAGGGGTAAAAGTGACACAACCAGAATCCTTTGCCAGTCAAATGTTAGATTATAGTAAAAACTATAATTATTTGCCCGAGGTAAACTAG
- a CDS encoding response regulator → MIRLAIAEDHQSLIDGVRLLLEYEENISIVGTANNGEELLALVRLKRPGIVVTDIRMPKMDGITATKYIKKEFPEIKVLAFTMFDQVDAIEQMIAAGASGYILKNSSLKEVHEAIIKVHQGETYFDGNININALTSKASSKNKGVLTKRQIEILELIGQGKTSREIAELLFIGVHTVDTHRKNMVRILGLKGKGELLRYAIEKKYKF, encoded by the coding sequence ATGATACGACTAGCTATAGCTGAAGATCATCAATCGTTAATTGATGGCGTACGGTTACTTCTGGAGTACGAAGAGAACATTTCTATTGTAGGTACTGCAAACAACGGCGAAGAGCTATTAGCTCTGGTTCGTTTAAAGCGCCCCGGTATTGTTGTTACAGATATTAGAATGCCAAAAATGGACGGTATTACGGCAACCAAATACATTAAAAAAGAATTCCCCGAAATAAAAGTATTGGCTTTTACCATGTTTGATCAGGTAGACGCCATCGAACAAATGATCGCTGCCGGTGCTTCAGGGTATATCTTAAAAAACTCATCCCTAAAAGAGGTTCATGAAGCCATTATTAAAGTACACCAAGGAGAAACTTACTTTGATGGCAATATCAATATCAACGCCTTAACTTCGAAAGCTTCATCGAAAAACAAAGGTGTATTGACTAAGCGTCAAATAGAAATCTTAGAGCTCATAGGGCAAGGCAAAACATCTCGCGAAATTGCTGAATTGCTTTTTATAGGAGTTCATACCGTAGATACCCATCGAAAAAACATGGTTCGTATTCTTGGTCTAAAAGGCAAGGGTGAATTACTACGCTATGCCATAGAAAAAAAGTATAAATTTTAG
- a CDS encoding tetratricopeptide repeat-containing sensor histidine kinase, whose translation MINKEQHIKSLILPVIFFITGFCVSQNIDFNNIDRYLNNAELDSAEIELKKIKPLEKTVFEKGLYTYYNGIYLKRKDQHHLSYKELLKSITFFEQIDSLKFVADTNYEIYDLLTHQSNLDIDSHPYLDEYFNYAKSTKEPLRMARAYSKIAGIHSNKNDFKNTFLYYRRTIDELNKIKDTLRVALIEMNIGTSYYSIKKDSDSALLFYKKSMKVFQKLNLDQFISINYNNQAKAYELAENHEKAIELYKKTSNYDLNDFDLKTRAIYYNNQLNAYKEIDDFKNAFLSAERLLAINDSINDTRQNIEISKIKEQYDNEKLRADNLEIESKRKQNRNLLIGSLAFILFGGITVFLLYKNTRKKQKLAEQEKALETQKLATVLKEQELMSIDAMIEGQEKERQRIANDLHDDLGGLMATVKLHFDALKDKQTPELYDKTTNLLDEAYLKIRSIAHAKNSGMIAKQGLLKAIKNMADKISVSNKISINVLDHGLEDRLENSLELTIFRIIQELIANIIKHAEATEAMIHLTNHKDTLNIMVEDNGKGLNTNQITTRNKGMGISSIDKRVEHLEGTMTIESELDKGTTIIIDIPI comes from the coding sequence TTGATTAACAAAGAACAACATATAAAATCTTTGATTTTACCAGTAATATTTTTCATTACTGGTTTTTGCGTTTCTCAAAATATTGATTTTAATAATATAGATCGATACCTTAATAATGCAGAACTAGATTCTGCAGAAATTGAACTCAAAAAAATCAAACCTCTAGAAAAAACAGTATTTGAAAAAGGTTTATACACCTATTACAATGGAATTTATTTGAAACGAAAAGATCAACATCATCTATCTTATAAAGAGCTATTAAAATCAATTACTTTTTTTGAACAAATAGATAGCCTAAAGTTTGTCGCAGATACTAACTACGAAATTTACGATTTATTGACGCATCAAAGTAATCTTGATATAGATTCACACCCCTATTTAGATGAATACTTTAATTATGCTAAGTCCACTAAAGAGCCATTAAGAATGGCACGGGCATATTCTAAAATTGCTGGAATTCATTCTAATAAAAATGATTTTAAAAACACCTTTCTTTATTATCGTAGAACCATTGATGAACTAAATAAAATAAAAGACACATTAAGAGTTGCCTTAATTGAAATGAACATTGGTACATCTTATTATTCAATAAAAAAAGATTCAGATTCTGCCTTATTATTTTATAAAAAATCAATGAAGGTTTTTCAAAAACTAAATTTAGATCAGTTTATATCTATAAACTATAATAATCAGGCTAAGGCATACGAATTGGCAGAAAATCATGAAAAAGCTATCGAACTTTACAAGAAAACCAGCAATTACGATCTGAACGATTTCGACTTAAAAACCAGAGCAATATATTACAATAACCAACTTAACGCATATAAAGAAATTGATGACTTCAAAAACGCGTTTTTATCTGCTGAAAGATTATTAGCTATTAACGATTCTATAAACGACACCAGACAAAACATTGAAATATCAAAAATCAAAGAACAGTACGACAATGAAAAGCTCCGTGCAGATAACCTGGAAATAGAATCTAAACGAAAACAAAATCGAAATTTATTAATTGGATCTTTGGCTTTTATACTTTTTGGAGGTATAACAGTATTCTTGCTATACAAAAACACACGAAAAAAACAAAAACTAGCCGAGCAAGAAAAAGCATTAGAAACTCAAAAACTTGCAACTGTTTTAAAAGAACAGGAACTTATGAGCATTGATGCTATGATCGAGGGGCAAGAAAAAGAACGTCAACGCATTGCAAACGACCTACACGATGATTTGGGCGGACTTATGGCTACTGTGAAGCTTCATTTTGATGCTCTCAAAGACAAGCAAACCCCTGAGTTATACGATAAAACCACCAACCTATTGGACGAAGCTTATCTAAAAATACGTTCTATAGCTCATGCTAAAAATTCTGGCATGATTGCCAAACAAGGTTTGTTAAAAGCCATTAAAAATATGGCAGATAAAATTTCTGTTTCCAACAAAATCTCTATCAATGTTTTAGATCACGGATTAGAAGACCGGCTAGAAAATAGTTTAGAGCTTACTATTTTCAGAATCATCCAAGAATTGATCGCTAATATTATTAAACATGCAGAGGCAACCGAGGCTATGATCCATTTAACCAACCATAAAGACACTTTAAATATCATGGTAGAAGACAATGGTAAAGGTCTTAATACCAATCAAATAACAACCAGAAATAAAGGTATGGGAATTAGTAGTATAGATAAACGTGTTGAACATTTAGAAGGCACCATGACTATAGAGTCTGAACTAGATAAGGGCACTACCATAATAATAGATATTCCAATATGA
- a CDS encoding pyrophosphohydrolase domain-containing protein, with product MKNKIEAVKAFHTAFKIGHRETPKADLGLAKNMLRYKLMREENEEYLDAANNNDLVEVADALGDMLYILCGTIIEHGMQYKIEEVFDEIQRSNMSKLGEDGQPIYREDGKVLKGPNYFKPNIESILDK from the coding sequence ATGAAAAACAAAATAGAGGCAGTAAAAGCGTTTCATACAGCTTTTAAAATAGGGCATAGGGAAACTCCCAAGGCAGATTTAGGATTGGCAAAGAACATGTTGCGTTATAAGTTAATGCGTGAAGAGAACGAGGAATATCTTGATGCTGCAAATAATAACGATTTAGTTGAAGTAGCAGATGCTCTTGGAGACATGCTTTACATTTTATGTGGCACTATTATAGAACACGGCATGCAATATAAAATTGAAGAGGTATTTGATGAAATACAACGCAGTAACATGAGCAAATTGGGTGAAGATGGACAACCCATTTACCGAGAAGATGGTAAGGTACTTAAAGGGCCTAATTATTTTAAACCTAATATTGAATCTATACTTGATAAATAA